Proteins encoded within one genomic window of Pigmentiphaga sp. H8:
- a CDS encoding polysaccharide deacetylase family protein yields the protein MTRAIPILMYHQIDAMPPAGTPFRHLTVTPAAFAAQMRWMHRLGYRGLSMRDLQPYLSGERRGQVFGITFDDGYLNVLRHALPVLRDVGFSATNYVVANRVGGTNDWDAAHGIRQVPLMSADELRQWAEAGQEIGSHTTDHVDLTRQEPEQARAQIAGSRQRLQALTGQPVDAFCFPYGRYDERHAELAREAGYRTATTIQRGRARAGDDAWQLPRITVDGTAGLAAFLAQLLTPYEDWRAGWQRFKRARPHRHG from the coding sequence GTGACCCGGGCCATCCCCATCCTGATGTACCACCAGATCGACGCGATGCCGCCCGCGGGCACGCCGTTCCGGCATCTGACGGTCACGCCGGCCGCGTTCGCCGCGCAGATGCGCTGGATGCACAGGCTGGGCTATCGCGGCCTGTCGATGCGGGACCTGCAACCCTATCTGTCGGGCGAACGGCGGGGCCAAGTGTTCGGGATCACCTTCGACGACGGCTATCTGAACGTGCTGCGCCACGCGCTGCCCGTGCTGCGCGACGTAGGGTTCAGCGCGACCAACTACGTGGTGGCCAACCGCGTGGGCGGAACGAACGACTGGGACGCCGCGCACGGCATCCGGCAGGTGCCCCTGATGTCGGCCGACGAGCTGCGGCAATGGGCCGAGGCGGGCCAGGAGATCGGTTCGCATACGACCGACCACGTGGACCTGACCCGGCAGGAGCCCGAACAGGCGCGGGCGCAGATCGCCGGCTCCCGCCAGCGGCTGCAGGCCCTGACGGGCCAGCCCGTGGATGCCTTCTGCTTCCCCTATGGACGCTACGACGAACGGCACGCCGAACTGGCGCGCGAGGCTGGCTATCGCACCGCGACCACCATCCAGCGCGGGCGCGCCAGGGCGGGGGACGACGCCTGGCAGTTGCCCCGGATCACGGTGGACGGCACGGCCGGTTTGGCAGCTTTCCTGGCGCAACTGCTGACGCCCTACGAGGACTGGCGCGCGGGCTGGCAACGGTTCAAGCGGGCAAGGCCCCATCGGCATGGCTGA
- a CDS encoding acyltransferase family protein, translated as MADPTVPQLPRHAHIDVAKGIGIALVVLGHGWWLFDSRPRLLDVITSFHLPIFLFLSGVLLHPERSWPAFAAGRAQALLKPYFTVLLVLAVAAVALRGQRFIDRAAAMLYGNGETLTWIPMWFLPYAWLVMLATYWLIQRRAVAERAAVHTALLLALAWGGALAVPLAWDLPVSLFGQQIVVRGLPFSVDLLPIGCFFMLLGYALRRHVLADTGRATRIACWAAPIAFLAWHALVPASLDLNLRRYDDPLLSTVAALIGIAGALAVARALAPARGLGPMLGYLGKASLFILIFHQPVQTAAWQALHPALGTAGAALLAWLAGLALPTLFFAAAGRVAPLRALLLPAPRAAGPDARRN; from the coding sequence ATGGCTGACCCGACCGTGCCCCAGCTGCCGCGCCACGCGCACATCGACGTCGCCAAGGGGATAGGCATCGCGCTGGTGGTCCTGGGCCACGGCTGGTGGCTGTTCGATTCGCGGCCCCGGCTGCTCGACGTCATCACCTCCTTCCACTTGCCCATCTTCCTGTTCCTGTCCGGCGTCCTGCTGCACCCCGAGCGCTCGTGGCCGGCGTTCGCGGCGGGCCGGGCCCAGGCCCTGCTCAAGCCGTATTTCACGGTGCTGCTGGTGCTGGCCGTGGCGGCGGTGGCGCTGCGCGGCCAGCGCTTCATCGACCGTGCCGCCGCCATGCTCTACGGCAACGGCGAGACGCTGACCTGGATTCCGATGTGGTTCCTGCCCTATGCGTGGCTGGTCATGCTGGCGACCTACTGGCTGATCCAGCGGCGCGCGGTGGCCGAGCGCGCGGCGGTACACACGGCGCTGCTGCTGGCGCTGGCCTGGGGCGGCGCGCTGGCCGTCCCGCTGGCCTGGGACCTGCCCGTCTCGCTGTTCGGCCAGCAGATCGTCGTGCGCGGCCTGCCCTTCAGCGTCGACCTGCTGCCCATAGGCTGCTTCTTCATGCTGCTGGGCTACGCCTTGCGCCGCCACGTGCTGGCCGATACCGGCCGGGCGACGCGCATCGCGTGCTGGGCAGCCCCCATCGCGTTCCTGGCCTGGCATGCCCTGGTGCCCGCCTCGCTCGACCTGAACCTGCGACGCTACGACGATCCGCTGCTGTCCACGGTGGCAGCACTGATCGGCATCGCCGGCGCGCTGGCCGTGGCCCGCGCCCTGGCCCCGGCGCGCGGGCTGGGCCCGATGCTCGGCTACCTGGGCAAGGCCTCGCTGTTCATCCTGATCTTCCACCAGCCCGTGCAGACCGCGGCCTGGCAGGCACTTCATCCCGCTCTGGGCACCGCCGGCGCGGCCCTGCTGGCCTGGCTGGCCGGACTGGCGCTACCCACCCTGTTTTTCGCCGCGGCCGGCCGCGTCGCGCCGCTGCGCGCCCTGCTGCTGCCCGCGCCGCGCGCCGCCGGGCCGGACGCAAGAAGGAACTGA
- a CDS encoding acyltransferase, with protein sequence MEIRSIQHLRAIAALMVVVFHLHPQLARMGYEGAWPDWLSNGVDIFFVISGFIMWTTTTGRPVTPLDFYRRRIVRIVPLYWLITSVVVAIMLAAPHLLQSARFDLPHVLASYAFIAWPSPAGHVEPVLVPGWTLNYEMFFYLLFGLALLLPERRRLAATGLVLAALAAVGWWLRPASPAAGFYTSDIMLEFLAGMMLGQVYARGRWPSRNAAGWLLVLAGLALLAGSGAWPAGTSRLLQAGLPSILIVAGALTIERARGTPAWPLLHRVGDASYSLYLIHPLVLSALSQAWRKAGLGGTTGGMAAFCLVAIAVSTLAGLACHRLVERPLGQRFARRRLPATRATTG encoded by the coding sequence ATGGAAATCCGCTCCATCCAGCACTTGCGGGCGATCGCGGCGCTGATGGTCGTCGTCTTCCACCTGCATCCGCAGCTGGCCCGCATGGGCTACGAGGGCGCCTGGCCCGACTGGCTGTCCAACGGCGTGGACATCTTTTTCGTGATCAGCGGCTTCATCATGTGGACCACGACCACGGGCCGCCCGGTCACGCCCCTGGACTTCTACCGCCGGCGCATCGTCCGCATCGTGCCGCTGTACTGGCTGATCACCTCCGTCGTCGTAGCGATCATGCTGGCGGCGCCGCATCTGCTGCAGTCCGCACGCTTCGACCTGCCACACGTGCTGGCCTCGTATGCCTTCATCGCCTGGCCATCGCCGGCGGGCCATGTGGAGCCCGTGCTCGTCCCGGGCTGGACGCTGAACTACGAGATGTTCTTCTATCTGCTGTTCGGCCTCGCCCTGCTGCTGCCCGAACGGCGCCGGCTGGCCGCCACGGGCCTCGTGCTGGCGGCGCTCGCGGCGGTGGGCTGGTGGCTGCGGCCCGCCTCGCCCGCGGCGGGCTTCTATACGTCGGACATCATGCTGGAATTCCTGGCCGGCATGATGCTGGGCCAGGTCTATGCCCGCGGCCGGTGGCCGTCGCGCAACGCGGCGGGTTGGCTGCTGGTACTGGCCGGTCTCGCGCTGCTGGCCGGATCGGGCGCCTGGCCCGCCGGCACGTCGCGCCTGTTGCAGGCGGGCCTGCCCTCGATCCTGATCGTGGCCGGGGCCCTGACGATCGAACGTGCTCGCGGCACCCCGGCATGGCCGCTGCTGCATCGGGTGGGCGACGCCTCGTATTCGCTGTACCTGATCCACCCGCTGGTGCTGTCGGCCCTGTCGCAGGCTTGGCGCAAGGCCGGCCTGGGCGGCACGACGGGGGGCATGGCGGCCTTCTGCCTGGTCGCGATCGCCGTCTCCACCCTGGCCGGGCTCGCCTGCCACCGGCTGGTCGAACGGCCGCTGGGGCAGCGGTTCGCGCGCCGGCGGCTGCCGGCCACCCGCGCTACGACAGGTTGA
- a CDS encoding SLBB domain-containing protein, translating to MLAALVAWLALGTAYAADEMPHPGRLAPATVVPSEVEGGAVATVGPGDTLYLTVYGQPELAAQVTLDVRGHIVVPFLGDMAVGGEAPSAIAKRIADGLRQRGYLNDPQVAIEVLRVRSRMASILGSVAKPGRYPIEGSLTLLELLAQAGGLKDNADDVAVVLRKDGQAESGQRRMELLIGNKSLPERPVEDLQLQAGDVVYVPQAKVFYIYGEVTRAGAYPMERGLNVMRALSLAGGLTQRASERRISISRPDPGTGEQRKQRVNLDDPVAAGDVIYVDERFF from the coding sequence ATGCTGGCGGCGCTGGTGGCCTGGCTGGCGCTTGGTACCGCCTACGCCGCCGATGAGATGCCTCATCCCGGACGCCTGGCGCCGGCAACCGTCGTGCCCTCCGAAGTCGAAGGGGGCGCCGTCGCCACGGTGGGGCCGGGCGACACGCTGTATCTCACAGTCTACGGCCAGCCCGAACTGGCCGCCCAGGTCACCCTGGACGTCCGGGGGCACATCGTGGTGCCCTTCCTGGGCGACATGGCCGTCGGGGGCGAGGCCCCCTCGGCCATCGCCAAGCGAATCGCCGACGGACTGCGCCAGCGCGGTTACCTGAACGATCCCCAGGTGGCGATCGAGGTGCTGCGGGTCCGCAGCCGCATGGCGTCCATCCTCGGCAGCGTCGCCAAGCCCGGCCGTTATCCCATCGAGGGCAGTCTGACGCTGCTGGAATTGCTGGCCCAGGCCGGCGGCCTGAAGGACAACGCCGACGACGTCGCCGTCGTCCTGCGCAAGGACGGCCAGGCCGAAAGCGGCCAGCGCCGCATGGAGTTGCTGATCGGCAACAAGAGCCTGCCAGAGCGTCCCGTCGAAGACCTGCAACTGCAGGCCGGCGACGTCGTCTATGTGCCGCAGGCCAAGGTTTTCTACATCTACGGCGAAGTCACGCGGGCGGGCGCCTATCCCATGGAGCGGGGCCTGAACGTGATGCGCGCGCTGTCGCTGGCCGGGGGGCTCACGCAGCGGGCTTCCGAGCGCCGCATCAGCATCAGCCGGCCGGATCCCGGCACGGGCGAGCAACGCAAGCAGCGCGTCAACCTGGACGATCCGGTTGCCGCCGGCGACGTCATCTACGTCGACGAACGCTTTTTCTAG
- a CDS encoding WecB/TagA/CpsF family glycosyltransferase, whose protein sequence is MPTHSAQPDIVRMRLFDLDIIAATFPEAVAILTDAVASRRGPAGIVSTPNVDHVVRLDKQPDLQPIYRQAEYLFADGMPIVWASRLLGRPLPERVTGSDLFVALCQQAVAHGWKIAILGGMPGDGPMLESRFAATYPGIDVTVMTPSMRFDPLGDEGREAADRIRALAPDLVFVCLGMPKQETWAGRYAATLPHGLVLCVGAAMEFAIGLQRRAPRLVQRVGMEWLWRLLSNPGRLWRRYLKEDPRFFAICWREYRSSVRGR, encoded by the coding sequence ATGCCTACACACTCTGCCCAGCCCGATATCGTCCGGATGCGGCTTTTCGACCTGGACATCATCGCGGCGACCTTTCCCGAGGCCGTCGCGATCCTGACCGACGCCGTCGCCAGCCGGCGCGGGCCGGCGGGCATCGTGTCGACCCCCAACGTCGACCACGTGGTGCGCCTGGACAAGCAGCCCGATCTCCAGCCCATCTACCGCCAGGCCGAATACCTGTTCGCCGACGGCATGCCTATCGTCTGGGCCAGCCGCCTGCTGGGCCGTCCGCTGCCCGAGCGCGTGACGGGCTCGGACCTGTTCGTGGCGCTCTGCCAGCAGGCGGTCGCGCACGGCTGGAAGATCGCGATCCTGGGCGGCATGCCCGGCGACGGCCCCATGCTGGAAAGCCGCTTCGCCGCCACCTATCCCGGCATCGACGTCACCGTGATGACGCCGTCGATGCGGTTCGACCCGCTGGGCGACGAAGGGCGCGAAGCCGCGGACCGCATCCGCGCCCTGGCGCCCGACCTCGTCTTCGTCTGCCTGGGCATGCCCAAGCAGGAAACCTGGGCCGGCCGCTATGCCGCCACGCTGCCCCACGGGCTGGTGCTGTGCGTAGGAGCGGCCATGGAATTCGCCATCGGCCTGCAACGGCGCGCGCCGCGGCTGGTCCAGCGCGTGGGCATGGAGTGGCTCTGGCGCCTGCTCAGCAATCCCGGCAGGCTGTGGCGGCGCTATCTGAAGGAAGACCCCCGGTTCTTCGCCATCTGCTGGCGGGAATATCGCTCCAGCGTGCGCGGACGCTGA
- a CDS encoding NAD(P)-dependent oxidoreductase gives MKTRVLILGATGYVGRRLAAALHASDWAEPVAATRRKPVAGGDIETVFCEATDTSSLTQAAAGVDALVNCVAGSAEAMVATARAMAEVQASRSRPLRIVHFSSMAVYGDAVGRVDEDHPFASLPAQSYGGAKIQAEALLADVPQVGILRPGCIYGAGSPQWTERIVRLLRARRLGDLGPAGDGCSNLVHVDDVVAAAAAVLQRGADGAFNLAMAGAPSWNVYFMRLARAMGAVPVRRVTARRLKLEGKVLAPPLKILEIAGGKAGLRGLPPVISPALLRLWQQDIRLDVRRAEQVLGMQWTTLETGLAESLASRPGQSEETRN, from the coding sequence ATGAAGACCCGTGTCCTGATCCTGGGTGCCACCGGCTACGTCGGCCGCCGGCTTGCCGCCGCGCTGCATGCCTCCGATTGGGCCGAGCCCGTGGCCGCGACGCGGCGCAAGCCGGTCGCCGGTGGTGATATCGAGACCGTCTTCTGCGAGGCCACCGATACATCGTCCCTGACCCAGGCCGCGGCCGGCGTGGACGCCTTGGTCAATTGCGTGGCGGGCAGCGCCGAGGCCATGGTGGCCACGGCACGCGCGATGGCCGAGGTCCAGGCCTCGCGCTCGCGGCCGCTGCGCATCGTGCATTTCAGTTCCATGGCTGTCTATGGCGACGCTGTCGGCAGGGTGGACGAGGACCACCCCTTCGCCAGCCTGCCGGCCCAGTCCTATGGCGGTGCCAAGATCCAGGCGGAGGCGCTGCTGGCGGATGTGCCCCAGGTCGGCATCCTGCGGCCCGGCTGCATCTACGGCGCGGGCAGTCCGCAGTGGACCGAGCGCATCGTGCGCCTGCTGCGGGCCCGTCGCCTGGGCGATCTCGGGCCGGCGGGCGACGGATGCAGCAACCTCGTCCATGTCGACGACGTCGTGGCCGCGGCCGCCGCGGTGCTGCAACGGGGCGCGGACGGCGCGTTCAACCTCGCGATGGCCGGCGCCCCCAGCTGGAATGTCTATTTCATGCGCCTGGCGCGCGCCATGGGCGCGGTGCCGGTGCGGCGCGTGACCGCCCGGCGGCTCAAGCTGGAAGGCAAGGTGCTGGCGCCGCCCCTGAAAATTCTGGAGATCGCCGGCGGCAAGGCCGGTCTGCGCGGCCTGCCGCCCGTGATCTCGCCCGCGCTGCTGCGGCTGTGGCAACAGGACATCCGCCTGGACGTGCGGCGCGCGGAGCAGGTGCTCGGCATGCAATGGACAACCCTCGAGACCGGCCTGGCGGAATCCCTGGCCAGCCGGCCCGGGCAATCGGAAGAAACGAGGAACTGA
- a CDS encoding FAD-dependent oxidoreductase yields the protein MLLDANTLPQDARLHADICIVGAGAAGIAMALSLADSGLDVIVLEAGGQEPEPRTQALYEGTVEDAALHSPLDRYRQRELGGSTTIWGGRCMPLDPIDFEARPYIAGSGWPIGAEDLAPYYPAANAWCEAGDYAYTMAEAFAGPRRPMLDGFDESHFSTHTLERFSCPTNFGGRYLQRLRTAPDLRVVLHANVTRLELDEAGEAIRRVEFKTLDGKTFAVSADSVVLAAGGLEVVRLLLNSPGRTGRGLGNAHDVVGRYYMCHLAGTIGNLVLAPPHRAWHGYDVADDGTYCRRRLALRPGVQREQGIGNFVARLHHPRITDPAHGTAILSLLFLARAFVPYEYAKRLHGDERVTVGAWLRHGVNVLRGAPSVVGFLWHWLRDRTLAARKFPSIIVYPRTERYSLDFHAEQEPNRESRVSLGASVDELGMRRLHVDWRYTRQDVATVQKSLALLAADVRDSGIGEFDYDPGVVEREMTRYGAYGGHHIGTARMGDDPRTSVVDRNCRVHEVRNLYVAGAAVFPTSSQANPTLTLVALALRLARHLQVRHAGGEPADPGSPA from the coding sequence ATGTTGCTCGACGCCAACACGCTGCCGCAGGACGCCCGGCTGCACGCCGACATCTGTATCGTGGGAGCCGGCGCGGCCGGCATCGCCATGGCGCTCTCGCTGGCCGATTCCGGCCTGGACGTGATCGTGCTGGAGGCGGGCGGCCAGGAGCCCGAGCCGCGCACGCAGGCCTTGTACGAAGGCACGGTCGAGGACGCCGCGCTGCACAGTCCGCTCGATCGCTACCGCCAGCGCGAACTGGGCGGTTCGACCACGATCTGGGGCGGACGCTGCATGCCCCTGGATCCCATCGATTTCGAGGCCCGCCCGTATATCGCCGGCAGCGGCTGGCCCATCGGCGCCGAGGACCTGGCTCCCTACTATCCGGCGGCCAATGCCTGGTGCGAGGCCGGCGACTATGCCTACACGATGGCCGAAGCATTCGCGGGGCCGCGCCGGCCCATGCTGGACGGTTTCGACGAAAGCCACTTCTCCACCCATACGCTGGAGCGCTTCAGCTGTCCCACGAATTTCGGCGGACGCTACCTCCAGCGTTTGCGGACGGCGCCGGACCTGCGAGTCGTCCTGCACGCGAACGTGACCCGGCTGGAGCTGGACGAGGCCGGCGAGGCGATCCGTCGCGTGGAATTCAAGACGCTCGATGGCAAGACCTTCGCCGTGTCGGCGGACAGCGTGGTGCTGGCCGCGGGCGGCCTGGAGGTGGTCCGGCTGCTGCTGAACAGTCCCGGCCGCACGGGACGGGGCCTGGGCAACGCGCACGACGTCGTGGGCCGCTACTACATGTGCCACCTGGCCGGGACCATAGGCAACCTCGTGCTGGCGCCGCCCCATCGCGCCTGGCACGGCTACGACGTCGCCGACGACGGCACGTATTGCCGGCGGCGGCTGGCGCTGCGGCCCGGCGTCCAGCGCGAGCAGGGCATCGGCAATTTCGTGGCCCGGCTGCATCACCCCAGGATCACCGATCCCGCGCACGGAACCGCCATCCTGTCGCTGCTGTTCCTGGCCCGGGCGTTCGTGCCCTACGAGTACGCCAAGCGCCTGCACGGCGACGAGCGGGTCACCGTGGGGGCCTGGCTGCGGCACGGCGTGAACGTGCTGCGGGGCGCGCCGTCGGTGGTGGGCTTCCTGTGGCACTGGCTGCGCGACAGGACCTTGGCCGCACGCAAATTTCCTTCCATCATCGTCTACCCCCGGACCGAGCGCTACAGCCTGGATTTCCATGCCGAGCAGGAACCCAATCGGGAAAGCCGGGTAAGCCTGGGGGCGTCCGTCGATGAACTCGGCATGCGGCGGCTGCACGTCGACTGGCGCTACACGCGCCAGGACGTGGCGACGGTGCAGAAATCCCTGGCCTTGCTGGCGGCCGACGTCCGGGATTCGGGCATCGGCGAATTCGATTACGATCCTGGCGTGGTCGAGCGGGAGATGACGCGCTACGGCGCCTACGGCGGCCACCACATCGGCACGGCGCGCATGGGCGACGATCCGCGCACCAGCGTGGTCGACAGGAACTGCCGCGTCCACGAGGTGCGGAACCTGTACGTGGCCGGGGCGGCGGTGTTCCCGACGTCCAGCCAGGCCAATCCCACCTTGACCCTCGTCGCGCTGGCGCTGCGCCTGGCGCGGCACCTGCAGGTCCGGCATGCCGGCGGTGAGCCGGCCGACCCTGGGAGTCCCGCATGA
- a CDS encoding lipopolysaccharide biosynthesis protein: MTGSPFSSRLVRLFGSSIVDQALLSGANFLVGLILIRYASETQYGYYVLAFNGMMLATTLQGTFISTPLVIRLPGLDADARRSWIGGLWRDQRRWTLAGSAVALTAIGLAWAMDALQPDALPVCIAAVALLAAATYREYFRGILLVYQRPHAVLAADTVYVAGLIAGGLLAMNQPIAATIALGGAALSALACGRLLRRALRDDMDAGAPPGRMREIAHVGFWAASGGVIYWLFNQGYSFLAAATLDLTAVAALAASRLVMMPVNLVTAGVQKQLTPIASGWLHELGPRATARRLALFSAILGTMTLAYLGIAWLLRDWIFIDLMRKDFAQRDVLFQLWAAVFLVMSLRDPLMLLLLLRQRLRLLTAITLGSALLSLAICYAAMLRWGATGAPFGVLCGELFYITAVLVCTRAEMRRAETAAGTREALP; encoded by the coding sequence ATGACAGGCTCGCCATTCTCTTCCCGGCTGGTACGGCTGTTCGGCAGCTCGATCGTCGACCAGGCGCTGCTGTCCGGCGCCAACTTCCTGGTCGGGCTCATCCTGATCCGTTATGCCAGCGAGACCCAGTACGGGTACTACGTGCTGGCCTTCAACGGCATGATGCTCGCCACCACGCTGCAAGGCACCTTCATCTCGACGCCGCTGGTGATACGCCTGCCCGGCCTGGACGCCGACGCACGCCGGTCGTGGATCGGCGGCCTGTGGCGGGACCAGCGGCGCTGGACCCTGGCCGGCAGCGCCGTGGCGCTGACCGCCATCGGGCTGGCCTGGGCGATGGACGCGCTGCAGCCCGACGCCCTGCCCGTCTGCATCGCGGCGGTCGCCCTGCTGGCCGCCGCGACCTACCGGGAATATTTCCGCGGCATCCTGCTCGTCTACCAGCGGCCGCACGCGGTCCTGGCCGCCGACACGGTCTACGTGGCGGGCCTGATCGCCGGGGGCCTGCTGGCCATGAACCAGCCCATCGCCGCCACGATCGCGCTGGGCGGTGCCGCGCTGTCCGCGCTGGCCTGCGGCAGGCTGCTGCGCCGCGCACTGCGCGACGACATGGATGCCGGCGCCCCGCCGGGCCGCATGCGCGAGATCGCCCACGTCGGCTTCTGGGCGGCCTCGGGCGGCGTCATCTACTGGCTGTTCAACCAGGGCTACAGCTTCCTGGCCGCGGCCACGCTGGACCTGACTGCCGTGGCCGCCCTGGCCGCGTCCCGGCTCGTCATGATGCCCGTGAACCTGGTGACGGCCGGCGTGCAGAAGCAATTGACGCCCATCGCCTCGGGCTGGCTGCACGAGCTCGGGCCGCGCGCAACCGCACGGCGCCTCGCGCTGTTCTCCGCCATCCTGGGGACGATGACGCTGGCCTACCTGGGCATCGCCTGGCTGCTGCGCGACTGGATCTTCATCGACCTGATGCGCAAGGATTTCGCGCAGCGTGACGTCCTGTTCCAGCTGTGGGCCGCCGTCTTCCTGGTCATGTCGCTGCGGGACCCGCTGATGCTTCTGCTGTTGCTGCGGCAGCGGCTGCGCCTGCTGACCGCCATCACGCTGGGATCGGCGCTGCTGTCGCTGGCCATCTGCTATGCGGCGATGCTGCGCTGGGGCGCGACCGGCGCGCCGTTCGGCGTTCTATGCGGCGAACTGTTCTACATCACCGCCGTCCTGGTCTGCACGCGCGCCGAGATGCGCCGCGCCGAGACGGCGGCCGGCACGCGGGAGGCCTTGCCGTGA
- a CDS encoding glycosyltransferase family 2 protein: MGLIYFLLCLAAVPATISCLYLGLMTLLSWRAPTPQPASRSLRFDILVPAHNEAAVIERTVASLRQIDWPTDCMRVVVIADNCADDTAQLAAAAGATVIERRDETLRGKGYALAHGIAHSAAGRWADAIAVVDADTVVSPNFLSAFAARIEQGAQALQANYGVLNPDDSWRTRIITIAYGAFHAVRGRARERLRVSCGLRGNGMGFTHALLRDHPFRSVSLTEDLEQGIVLGLEGIRVWYVDEAHADAELVASGSASVSQRQRWEGGRFAVIRIYTGRLLRAGLTRPDRICMDLALDLLTLPIGYVALEIGALLVLALLAALVTPAAWAWVGWAVLMGIILGAHILRGWQLGPLGPRALLDLARAPFFVLWKLHALLRRRGEQGWVKTRRDGQ, translated from the coding sequence GTGGGACTGATCTATTTCCTGCTTTGCCTGGCGGCCGTTCCCGCCACCATTTCCTGCCTCTACCTGGGCCTGATGACGCTGTTGTCATGGCGCGCGCCCACGCCGCAGCCGGCGTCGCGCTCGCTGCGCTTCGACATCCTGGTCCCCGCCCACAACGAGGCCGCCGTGATCGAACGCACGGTCGCCAGCCTGCGGCAGATCGACTGGCCCACCGACTGCATGCGCGTCGTCGTGATCGCCGACAACTGCGCCGACGACACCGCGCAACTGGCCGCGGCCGCGGGTGCCACGGTCATCGAGCGCCGCGACGAGACGCTGCGCGGCAAGGGCTATGCGCTGGCCCATGGCATCGCCCACAGCGCCGCGGGACGATGGGCGGACGCCATCGCCGTGGTCGATGCCGATACGGTGGTCTCGCCCAATTTCCTGTCGGCCTTCGCCGCGCGCATCGAGCAAGGCGCACAGGCCCTGCAAGCCAACTACGGCGTGCTGAATCCCGACGACTCCTGGCGCACGCGCATCATCACCATCGCCTACGGCGCCTTCCATGCGGTCCGTGGGCGTGCCCGGGAACGGCTGCGCGTTTCCTGCGGCCTGCGCGGCAACGGCATGGGTTTCACCCATGCGCTGCTGCGCGACCACCCGTTCCGCTCGGTCTCGCTGACCGAGGACCTGGAACAGGGGATCGTCCTGGGCCTGGAGGGCATCCGCGTCTGGTACGTGGACGAGGCCCACGCCGACGCCGAGCTGGTAGCCTCGGGATCGGCCTCCGTCTCGCAGCGCCAGCGCTGGGAAGGCGGCCGCTTCGCTGTCATCCGGATCTACACCGGCAGGCTGCTGCGCGCCGGACTGACTCGGCCGGACCGCATCTGCATGGATCTCGCGCTGGACCTGCTGACCCTGCCCATCGGCTACGTCGCGCTGGAAATCGGCGCCCTGCTGGTGCTCGCGCTGCTGGCCGCGCTGGTCACGCCCGCTGCCTGGGCCTGGGTGGGCTGGGCGGTCCTGATGGGCATCATCCTGGGCGCGCACATCCTGCGTGGCTGGCAACTGGGGCCGCTGGGCCCGCGAGCGCTGCTCGACCTGGCGCGCGCGCCGTTCTTCGTGCTGTGGAAACTCCATGCTCTCCTGCGGCGGCGCGGGGAACAGGGCTGGGTCAAGACCCGGCGCGACGGGCAATGA
- a CDS encoding capsular biosynthesis protein, which translates to MAYPYRVAVQISMYPMDVRHARHLLAHQLRVWGPMVDRFVVTIDVHRSRAGRYRGAGFDENLAALRAIVDELRTQDPRVSWHEVDYRPEARREVANTYFGRDDIPVKAWDGGPFYAYFHGLLEARARYVVHFDGDMLFGGASRQWVEEAVRLLDGDADVLLAGPLPGPPREDGRIFGHGEGAERLDRPELGLAYRFQHASTRVFVMDQQKLREKVGVLPLTPPVLASRIKSHLLGNPPIAREAEVILGEVLREHGLYRVDFLGTAPGMWSLHPPYRSDEFYRRLPELIAAVESGDVPEAQRGDYDMNDSMIDWSAQRQANLRSRRLWRLLKDRLNLS; encoded by the coding sequence GTGGCCTATCCCTACCGCGTGGCGGTGCAGATCAGCATGTACCCGATGGACGTGCGCCACGCCAGGCACCTGCTGGCCCACCAACTGAGGGTGTGGGGGCCGATGGTCGACCGCTTCGTCGTCACCATCGACGTGCACCGCAGCCGCGCGGGACGGTATCGCGGCGCCGGTTTCGACGAGAACCTGGCGGCCCTGCGCGCCATCGTCGACGAACTGCGGACCCAGGATCCTCGGGTATCCTGGCACGAGGTCGACTATCGCCCGGAAGCCCGCCGGGAAGTGGCCAACACCTATTTCGGCCGGGACGACATTCCGGTCAAGGCCTGGGACGGAGGACCGTTCTACGCCTATTTCCACGGCCTGCTGGAGGCGCGGGCGCGGTACGTGGTCCATTTCGACGGCGACATGCTGTTCGGTGGCGCGAGCCGGCAGTGGGTCGAAGAAGCGGTGCGCCTGCTCGACGGCGATGCCGACGTGCTGCTCGCGGGCCCGCTGCCGGGGCCGCCCAGGGAGGACGGGCGGATCTTCGGCCACGGGGAAGGTGCCGAACGCCTGGACCGGCCGGAGCTGGGGCTTGCCTACCGGTTCCAGCACGCCAGCACCCGCGTGTTCGTGATGGACCAGCAGAAGCTGCGCGAGAAGGTCGGGGTCCTGCCGCTGACGCCGCCGGTGCTGGCCAGCCGGATCAAGTCGCATCTGCTGGGCAATCCGCCCATCGCGCGCGAGGCCGAGGTCATCCTGGGCGAAGTGCTGCGCGAGCACGGCCTGTACCGGGTGGATTTCCTGGGGACGGCGCCGGGCATGTGGTCGCTGCATCCTCCCTACCGCAGCGACGAGTTCTATCGGCGGTTGCCGGAGCTGATCGCCGCGGTGGAGTCGGGCGACGTGCCCGAGGCTCAGCGCGGCGACTACGACATGAACGACAGCATGATCGACTGGAGCGCGCAGCGCCAGGCCAACCTCCGTTCCCGCCGCCTGTGGCGGCTGCTGAAAGACCGCCTCAACCTGTCGTAG